Proteins encoded by one window of Moorella humiferrea:
- a CDS encoding anti-sigma factor family protein yields MKCRYYRELLSSYLDNALTATERREVEEHINGCRACREELEALRRTVELLKDWSEEELDLPPGFEEDLRRRLEAACRPWYRRLGQRASLTAAAIIMAVFFTALTGYHTRFIHPFRNNESEPPSYEIEAPPSPEPVSLPPTTANQEEKQAPVAPLQEIRRPTQAKRPLQEKALVPPAAEGAPSKAAPSMGSVPLDAPLLFTKTDNDADSKLSVPEKVYEEPDTVSEPAGISGSPSP; encoded by the coding sequence GTGAAATGTCGTTACTACCGCGAACTCCTTTCATCTTATCTTGATAACGCCCTTACGGCGACAGAGCGCCGGGAAGTGGAAGAACATATAAATGGATGCAGGGCCTGCCGGGAGGAGTTGGAAGCCCTGCGCCGGACGGTGGAACTCCTGAAGGATTGGTCGGAGGAAGAACTGGACCTGCCACCGGGATTTGAAGAAGATTTACGACGGCGGCTGGAAGCGGCCTGCCGCCCCTGGTACCGGCGCCTGGGGCAAAGGGCATCACTGACGGCAGCGGCAATCATAATGGCGGTGTTTTTTACCGCTTTAACGGGTTACCATACTCGTTTTATCCACCCCTTTAGAAACAATGAGTCAGAGCCCCCATCTTACGAAATAGAGGCCCCGCCGTCCCCGGAACCGGTTAGTTTACCCCCGACGACTGCAAATCAGGAGGAAAAACAGGCGCCGGTTGCTCCTCTACAGGAAATACGCCGGCCAACTCAGGCAAAGAGGCCGCTTCAAGAGAAAGCCCTAGTCCCCCCGGCCGCCGAAGGGGCACCGTCGAAGGCAGCTCCTTCAATGGGTAGCGTCCCTTTAGATGCCCCCTTGCTTTTTACAAAAACAGATAACGATGCTGACTCAAAATTGTCGGTACCTGAAAAAGTATATGAAGAACCGGATACCGTTTCCGAACCAGCAGGAATTTCTGGGTCGCCCTCGCCGTAA
- a CDS encoding RNA polymerase sigma factor, translating into MVPDDELLSRSQRGDMEAFVLLIERYQKMLYTIAFRLLGNSEDAADAAQEALVRAYKNLPGFRGDCSFRTWLKYIITNICRDALRRRKRRPTISLEGFQEAEGVFLEVADGKVLSSPEEVFLAREGEDVIHKLLQLMKPEYRMTLIMRDIQGFTYDEIAAILGCSVGTVKSRLSRARQFLRQYLLKEREHLTNPGVYIKKGGEGR; encoded by the coding sequence GTGGTCCCGGATGATGAGCTTTTGTCCCGGAGCCAAAGGGGAGATATGGAGGCCTTTGTCCTTCTTATAGAGCGTTACCAGAAAATGCTTTATACCATAGCATTTCGCCTGCTGGGTAATTCCGAAGATGCCGCTGATGCCGCCCAAGAGGCCCTGGTACGGGCCTATAAGAACTTACCCGGCTTTCGCGGGGATTGTTCTTTCAGGACCTGGCTTAAATATATCATTACCAATATCTGTCGTGATGCGCTACGTCGTCGTAAGCGGCGGCCGACCATATCCCTGGAGGGTTTTCAGGAAGCCGAAGGCGTTTTTTTAGAAGTTGCAGATGGAAAAGTTTTATCTTCGCCTGAGGAAGTTTTCCTGGCCAGGGAAGGGGAAGATGTGATACATAAGCTGCTGCAGCTAATGAAACCCGAATACCGCATGACATTAATTATGCGGGATATCCAGGGATTTACTTATGACGAAATAGCAGCCATCTTGGGCTGTTCCGTAGGAACGGTGAAATCCCGCCTCAGCCGGGCACGGCAGTTCTTGCGGCAGTATTTACTTAAAGAGCGGGAACATTTAACTAATCCCGGCGTCTATATAAAAAAAGGCGGTGAGGGGCGGTGA
- a CDS encoding DMT family transporter — translation MAMCPETERAIPNCKQHKNSLRLGYVAVSIATFLYGGNVIAGRLLAPNVPPAALSTLRGILGLIILLPFARRATLRPRLNDFPVFMLIGLLSVTIAYVTFAWSMQNNRAISAAVIISTSPAVTLLLLALGWHEKPNIFQIAGVVIAFAGLTLVSCEGSLKRVMALQFHKSDLILLINVIAVSLANILVQKETHRYPAITTCTWSLFFGTIFLLPPGLWEIIRYGWHLTWWEWLLLFYMGGIIAGVALLLNFEAVNRLGSGTVAMFNNLTPLVTVILAALLLNEKLLWYHTLGMILALGGVFLSLRRRLREENSL, via the coding sequence ATGGCGATGTGCCCGGAAACAGAAAGGGCAATCCCCAACTGTAAACAACACAAAAATTCCCTCAGGCTTGGTTATGTAGCCGTCTCAATTGCCACCTTTCTTTACGGCGGCAATGTTATAGCCGGCCGTTTGCTGGCACCCAACGTACCTCCTGCAGCCCTCTCGACTTTGCGCGGTATACTGGGTTTAATAATTCTTCTACCTTTTGCCCGGCGAGCCACCCTCCGCCCACGCCTTAACGACTTCCCCGTTTTTATGCTCATAGGCTTATTAAGCGTCACCATCGCCTATGTTACTTTTGCTTGGTCAATGCAGAACAATCGGGCAATCAGCGCCGCCGTCATCATTTCAACTTCTCCTGCCGTGACCCTGCTTCTCCTCGCCCTCGGCTGGCATGAAAAACCAAACATATTTCAAATAGCAGGCGTTGTTATCGCCTTTGCCGGCTTAACCCTTGTATCTTGCGAAGGTTCCCTTAAACGCGTCATGGCTTTACAATTCCATAAAAGCGATCTTATTCTCTTGATAAACGTCATCGCCGTTTCCCTGGCCAATATTCTCGTACAAAAAGAAACCCATCGCTATCCAGCAATAACCACCTGTACCTGGAGCCTTTTTTTCGGAACTATTTTTCTCCTGCCCCCAGGATTATGGGAAATAATACGTTACGGCTGGCATCTTACCTGGTGGGAATGGCTGTTACTTTTTTATATGGGCGGCATTATAGCCGGGGTAGCACTTTTATTGAACTTTGAAGCCGTCAACCGCCTCGGCAGCGGCACTGTAGCCATGTTCAATAACTTAACCCCACTCGTTACCGTGATTTTAGCGGCCTTGCTCCTTAACGAAAAACTTTTGTGGTATCACACCCTGGGCATGATTTTAGCCCTGGGAGGAGTATTTCTATCCCTCAGACGTCGGTTGAGGGAAGAAAATTCATTGTAA
- a CDS encoding polysaccharide deacetylase family protein, with amino-acid sequence MKKNIVATSLIVFLVFLLLFSLIHRRPLLPQHSLAQTTDTKAKNETATIKEAAVTPVQEVENDNPRKKIFADKVVALIYHHIDEHEIPGLVISPQRFRHHLDMLRAAGYRAVGLQEMEAFLNGKPIPNNAVLITFDDGYESVYRYALPELKARHMPALSFAIVGYMGQKLGNLQHYNWQQAAEMASAGFITQSHTYNLHDYALLANGHTGPILNGPLKGQNTNEFQEMVRRDLQHSRELIEANLHYPAVALALPFGAAGSLSIKVAAETGFKFIFTTRPGAITRKTNPLYLPRINAGTPNLTTSQLDNIIRKTAGEDLKTGGQ; translated from the coding sequence GTGAAGAAGAATATCGTCGCTACCTCCCTGATTGTATTTCTTGTTTTTTTATTATTATTTAGTTTGATTCATCGCAGGCCGCTGTTGCCTCAACACAGCCTTGCACAAACAACGGATACAAAAGCTAAAAACGAAACTGCAACAATTAAAGAAGCCGCCGTCACGCCTGTTCAGGAGGTAGAAAACGATAACCCTAGAAAAAAAATTTTTGCCGACAAGGTTGTCGCCCTGATTTATCATCATATTGATGAGCACGAAATTCCCGGGCTGGTTATATCTCCCCAACGCTTCCGGCACCATCTGGATATGCTCCGGGCTGCAGGATACAGAGCCGTCGGCCTTCAGGAAATGGAGGCTTTCCTCAACGGAAAACCTATTCCCAACAACGCCGTGCTCATTACCTTCGATGACGGTTACGAAAGCGTCTACCGATATGCATTACCTGAACTAAAGGCCAGGCACATGCCTGCATTATCCTTCGCCATCGTCGGCTATATGGGGCAAAAGCTGGGCAATCTCCAACATTATAACTGGCAACAGGCCGCGGAAATGGCCTCTGCCGGGTTTATAACCCAATCTCATACATATAATTTACATGACTATGCCCTCCTCGCCAACGGTCATACCGGCCCCATCCTTAACGGACCTTTAAAAGGACAAAATACAAATGAATTTCAAGAGATGGTCCGCAGGGATTTACAGCATTCACGGGAACTAATTGAGGCCAACCTACATTATCCGGCCGTGGCGTTGGCATTGCCCTTTGGAGCCGCCGGTAGTTTATCAATCAAAGTTGCGGCTGAAACGGGTTTTAAGTTTATCTTTACCACCCGTCCCGGTGCCATTACCAGAAAAACTAACCCGTTATATCTCCCCCGCATCAATGCCGGTACGCCGAATTTGACGACAAGCCAGCTTGATAATATAATCCGCAAAACTGCCGGGGAAGATCTTAAAACGGGCGGCCAGTAA
- a CDS encoding DUF134 domain-containing protein, whose protein sequence is MPRPPKCRRVEFLPGVTYFKPAAVPLRQLEEVVLAVEELEAIRLKDIEGLEQEECAARMGVSRPTFFRILGAARSKVADALINGKAIRIEGGIYHLVGARARCEECGHEWELEKEHNVETCPRCGSKEVFAGPKPGHGRCRRHGWE, encoded by the coding sequence ATGCCGAGGCCGCCCAAGTGCCGGCGCGTGGAATTTTTACCCGGAGTTACCTATTTTAAACCGGCTGCCGTGCCTTTACGCCAGCTGGAAGAAGTCGTTTTGGCAGTAGAAGAACTGGAGGCAATACGCCTGAAAGATATAGAAGGGCTGGAGCAGGAAGAATGCGCCGCCAGGATGGGGGTTTCACGGCCGACCTTTTTCCGCATCCTCGGCGCGGCCCGCAGCAAGGTGGCCGACGCCTTAATTAACGGCAAGGCCATACGTATTGAAGGGGGAATATATCACCTGGTCGGCGCCAGGGCGCGCTGTGAAGAGTGCGGCCATGAATGGGAACTGGAAAAGGAACATAATGTTGAAACCTGTCCCCGTTGCGGCAGCAAAGAAGTTTTTGCAGGGCCGAAGCCGGGACATGGACGCTGCCGGCGGCACGGTTGGGAATAA
- a CDS encoding Uma2 family endonuclease: MAVNEVKFTYEDYCQLPEDKRYELIGGKLYMVPAPSVIHQMVSGNLEFILRQHVEEQKIGIILHSPIDVYLTPEDVVQPDIIFISNERRAIITEANIKGGPDLVIEILSPSTAERDQVIKKKLYAAHQVREIWFVHPVAQTIEVCAFTPEGEKKDLYTRRGKDPFVSTVLPKLDLDLDRVF, translated from the coding sequence ATGGCCGTTAACGAGGTTAAATTTACTTACGAGGACTATTGCCAGCTACCGGAGGACAAAAGGTATGAGCTCATCGGGGGGAAGCTGTATATGGTGCCGGCACCAAGTGTCATCCACCAGATGGTTTCCGGGAACCTGGAGTTTATTTTACGCCAGCATGTGGAAGAGCAAAAGATAGGGATAATTCTCCACTCACCTATTGATGTTTATTTAACACCGGAAGATGTCGTCCAGCCGGATATCATTTTTATCAGCAACGAAAGACGGGCCATCATCACTGAAGCCAATATCAAAGGCGGGCCGGACCTGGTAATTGAAATTCTCTCCCCTTCTACCGCTGAGCGGGATCAAGTAATCAAGAAAAAGTTATATGCCGCCCACCAGGTGCGGGAGATATGGTTTGTCCACCCTGTGGCCCAGACCATAGAAGTTTGTGCTTTTACTCCCGAAGGGGAGAAAAAAGATCTCTACACCCGGCGGGGAAAGGACCCTTTCGTTTCGACAGTTTTACCCAAGTTGGACTTAGATTTAGACCGGGTTTTTTAA
- a CDS encoding ATP-binding protein translates to MQELLVISGKGGTGKTTVTAALAALAEDKVLADCDVDAADLHLLLRPEVESVNEFYGSKKAVINPKFCNLCGRCLEACRFDAVLQVVSEKADGKARSDRGSFYIDSLACEGCGVCALVCPTGAVTMEPNLAGYWYISETPYGSLVHAQLGLAEENSGKLVTKVRQEARRLGEENNARLIITDGPPGIGCPVISSLTGVTLALVVTEPTAAGRHDLERVVKLADHFHVPVSVCINKYDLAPEKSREIEAYCYETGLSVAGKIPYDIDVVRALVNGVPLTSCSRGAAAKAVQAMWDSLLVRLEKIGNQ, encoded by the coding sequence GTGCAAGAGCTGCTGGTAATTAGCGGTAAGGGGGGCACGGGAAAAACAACTGTTACCGCTGCCCTGGCCGCCCTGGCGGAAGATAAGGTTCTGGCCGACTGCGATGTCGACGCTGCCGACCTGCATTTGCTTCTGCGGCCAGAGGTGGAAAGTGTAAATGAATTTTACGGATCCAAAAAGGCGGTTATCAACCCGAAATTTTGCAACCTTTGCGGCCGCTGCTTGGAAGCATGCCGTTTTGATGCCGTTTTGCAGGTAGTGTCGGAGAAAGCTGACGGGAAGGCCCGTTCGGACAGAGGGTCTTTCTATATCGATTCTCTGGCATGCGAAGGCTGTGGGGTATGTGCCCTTGTGTGCCCGACGGGAGCCGTGACCATGGAACCCAATCTTGCCGGCTACTGGTATATCTCGGAAACGCCTTACGGCTCCCTGGTCCATGCTCAGCTAGGTCTGGCTGAGGAAAATTCCGGCAAGCTGGTAACAAAGGTGCGTCAGGAAGCGCGGCGGCTGGGGGAGGAAAATAACGCCCGGCTGATTATTACCGACGGCCCGCCGGGCATCGGCTGTCCTGTTATTTCTTCGCTGACTGGCGTTACCCTGGCTCTGGTGGTGACGGAGCCAACGGCGGCTGGCCGGCACGACCTGGAACGGGTGGTAAAGCTTGCCGACCATTTCCACGTGCCGGTATCCGTTTGCATCAATAAGTATGATCTCGCACCGGAAAAAAGCAGGGAAATCGAGGCTTATTGTTATGAAACAGGGCTTAGCGTCGCCGGCAAAATACCCTATGATATCGATGTGGTCAGGGCCCTGGTAAACGGCGTTCCCCTTACGTCCTGCTCCCGGGGGGCGGCGGCCAAGGCGGTACAGGCCATGTGGGATAGCCTTCTGGTCCGGTTGGAAAAAATAGGAAATCAATAA
- a CDS encoding ATP-binding protein: MIVTVASGKGGTGKTTIVTNLALALAKKMPVQVLDCDVEEPNAHLFLKPEFQEEREVTLPVPEVDETKCTACGRCSEVCAFHALAVAGGRVLVFPEMCHGCGGCSLVCPAGAIREKPYRIGVVARGQAGNIDFVHGRIDIGMPMAPPVIRAVKKLSRREGLTLIDAPPGTSCPVVAAVKGSDFCLLVTEPTPFGLNDLRLAVGMVRELGVPCAVVINRSTLGDQRVERYCLREGIPILLKIPFDKEYAATYARGRCLVEDYPHWVPSFIGLWQEVERLVSQRARAAGN; the protein is encoded by the coding sequence ATGATTGTTACGGTGGCCAGCGGCAAGGGGGGGACGGGGAAGACTACCATCGTCACCAACCTGGCCCTGGCCCTGGCCAAAAAAATGCCGGTTCAGGTCCTAGACTGCGATGTGGAAGAACCCAATGCCCACCTTTTCTTAAAGCCTGAATTTCAGGAAGAAAGGGAAGTGACTCTGCCGGTCCCAGAAGTGGATGAAACTAAATGTACCGCCTGCGGCCGGTGCAGTGAAGTGTGCGCTTTTCATGCCTTGGCCGTTGCTGGAGGTAGGGTGCTTGTTTTTCCGGAGATGTGTCACGGCTGCGGCGGCTGTTCTCTAGTCTGCCCGGCCGGGGCGATAAGGGAAAAGCCGTACCGTATCGGTGTGGTGGCCAGGGGGCAGGCCGGGAATATCGATTTTGTCCACGGCAGGATCGATATTGGCATGCCCATGGCACCGCCGGTGATAAGGGCCGTAAAAAAACTTTCCCGAAGGGAAGGCCTTACCTTAATCGACGCTCCGCCGGGCACCTCGTGCCCGGTGGTTGCCGCCGTAAAGGGTAGCGACTTCTGCCTGCTGGTCACCGAGCCCACTCCCTTCGGCCTAAACGATCTCCGCCTTGCCGTGGGGATGGTGCGGGAACTGGGAGTGCCCTGCGCCGTGGTCATCAACCGTTCCACCCTGGGGGATCAGCGGGTGGAGCGTTACTGCCTGCGGGAAGGCATCCCCATTCTGCTAAAAATACCCTTTGATAAGGAATATGCCGCCACTTATGCCCGGGGAAGATGCCTGGTGGAAGATTATCCCCACTGGGTACCGTCCTTTATCGGCCTCTGGCAGGAGGTAGAGAGGCTGGTGTCACAGCGTGCAAGAGCTGCTGGTAATTAG
- a CDS encoding 4Fe-4S binding protein: MAVRVDEEKCTGCGSCVDVCPVEAITVDGVAVVNADECLECGTCVEECPNGALSLD; encoded by the coding sequence ATGGCGGTCAGGGTTGATGAGGAAAAATGCACCGGTTGCGGCAGCTGCGTGGACGTTTGCCCGGTGGAGGCCATTACCGTGGATGGAGTAGCGGTTGTCAATGCCGATGAATGCCTGGAATGCGGCACCTGTGTTGAAGAATGTCCCAACGGAGCTTTAAGCCTTGATTAA
- a CDS encoding NifB/NifX family molybdenum-iron cluster-binding protein: protein MKIAVATEGTMVAEHFGHCSQYSLFTVKDGKVIGREVIANPGHQPGFLPNYLADLGVNCVIVGGIGARAVELFGERGIEVISGAYGPVEAAVHAYLAGSLKSSGGTCSHDHGGHEGCGGH, encoded by the coding sequence GTGAAGATCGCCGTAGCAACCGAGGGAACAATGGTTGCCGAGCATTTCGGTCATTGCTCCCAGTACAGCCTTTTTACCGTGAAAGACGGGAAAGTCATCGGCAGGGAAGTTATCGCCAATCCCGGACATCAACCGGGGTTTTTACCCAATTACCTGGCCGATCTAGGGGTCAACTGCGTTATCGTGGGCGGTATCGGCGCCCGCGCCGTCGAATTGTTCGGCGAGCGGGGCATAGAAGTAATTAGCGGCGCTTACGGACCGGTAGAGGCGGCGGTGCATGCCTACCTTGCCGGCAGCCTCAAAAGCAGCGGCGGTACCTGCAGCCATGACCACGGCGGTCATGAGGGCTGCGGTGGCCATTAA
- a CDS encoding NifB/NifX family molybdenum-iron cluster-binding protein, with amino-acid sequence MKVAVTAQGKDGAAAVDPRFGRCQYFVIADLDKNTIEVVANDNVGAGGGAGVATAQTLVNRGVEVVLTGNVGPNALRVLQGAGIKVYSTTAPTVQAALEQWQAGKATPVSQPNVGPHSGMGRGGNR; translated from the coding sequence ATGAAAGTGGCCGTTACGGCCCAGGGTAAAGATGGAGCGGCAGCGGTAGATCCCCGTTTCGGGCGCTGCCAGTATTTCGTGATTGCCGACTTGGATAAAAACACCATAGAGGTCGTGGCCAACGACAATGTCGGCGCCGGCGGGGGTGCGGGAGTGGCAACGGCCCAGACCCTGGTAAACCGGGGTGTGGAAGTTGTCCTAACCGGAAACGTCGGGCCCAATGCCCTCCGGGTTCTCCAGGGGGCGGGGATTAAGGTTTACTCAACAACGGCGCCTACGGTCCAGGCGGCGCTGGAACAGTGGCAGGCCGGAAAGGCCACCCCTGTATCTCAGCCTAACGTAGGTCCTCATTCTGGTATGGGTCGAGGAGGTAATCGTTAA
- a CDS encoding DUF5320 domain-containing protein, translated as MPRGDRTGPWGLGPRTGRGAGYCSGFPVPGFMNPAFGFGRGLGRGRGLGLGWGRRLAWGFFPSFYGYYPGAFWGASFPGAVPPGGAAPDAEFLKQQAAVLESQLKMVKEQLKALQREDRGGDEAGDASEEDL; from the coding sequence ATGCCACGTGGTGACAGGACCGGCCCATGGGGTCTTGGACCGCGCACCGGCCGCGGTGCCGGTTACTGCAGCGGCTTTCCCGTACCCGGTTTTATGAACCCCGCCTTTGGCTTCGGTCGGGGTCTGGGACGGGGCCGGGGTCTGGGCCTTGGATGGGGTCGCCGCCTGGCCTGGGGTTTTTTCCCATCGTTTTATGGCTATTACCCCGGTGCCTTTTGGGGCGCGTCCTTTCCCGGCGCCGTACCTCCCGGGGGCGCGGCGCCTGATGCGGAATTTTTAAAGCAACAGGCGGCCGTGTTGGAAAGCCAGCTCAAAATGGTCAAAGAGCAGCTGAAGGCCTTACAGCGGGAAGACCGGGGTGGTGATGAAGCGGGCGACGCCTCAGAGGAGGACCTGTAG
- a CDS encoding ABC transporter ATP-binding protein: MIIEVDGVEFSYNGHPVLRNVKFSVAPGEFLAVLGNNGAGKSTLIKCLNKILQPRRGTVLIDKENVLQLHRQEVARKIGYVPQRSEGGRVTVFDAVLLGRKPHIKWDVSVDDLNIVERVLALLNLKGLALRYIDELSGGELQKVVIARALAQEPRVLLLDEPTSNLDLRNQLEVLRIVKRVVHEQDLAAVVVMHDLNLALRFADKFLFLKDYTVFACGGMEIMTPENIAGVYGIPVTIAKVQNIPVVVPGLN, from the coding sequence ATGATTATTGAGGTAGACGGCGTGGAATTCAGCTATAACGGTCACCCTGTGTTAAGGAATGTTAAGTTTTCCGTGGCCCCGGGAGAGTTTCTGGCCGTTTTGGGTAACAACGGCGCCGGGAAGTCCACCCTCATCAAATGCCTGAATAAAATTTTGCAACCCCGGCGGGGAACGGTTTTAATCGATAAAGAAAACGTTCTGCAACTCCACCGACAGGAAGTGGCGCGGAAAATCGGTTATGTTCCCCAGAGGAGCGAAGGCGGCAGGGTCACCGTTTTTGATGCCGTCCTTTTAGGCCGGAAACCCCACATTAAGTGGGACGTCTCCGTTGATGACTTAAATATCGTGGAACGGGTTTTAGCGCTTCTGAACCTCAAAGGACTTGCCCTGCGTTATATTGACGAGTTGAGCGGCGGCGAGCTGCAAAAGGTGGTCATTGCCCGCGCCCTGGCCCAGGAACCGCGGGTCCTTCTTCTCGATGAGCCTACCAGTAATTTAGATTTAAGAAACCAGCTGGAGGTCCTGCGGATCGTAAAAAGGGTTGTGCACGAGCAAGACTTGGCGGCGGTGGTAGTGATGCACGATCTTAATTTAGCTTTACGCTTTGCCGATAAGTTTCTTTTTTTAAAAGACTATACGGTTTTTGCCTGCGGCGGGATGGAGATAATGACACCGGAAAATATCGCCGGCGTTTATGGCATACCGGTAACGATAGCCAAGGTGCAAAACATACCGGTAGTCGTACCTGGATTAAATTGA
- a CDS encoding FecCD family ABC transporter permease, protein MEYLQYTRRNILIIFFLVFLSCLVGIYAINAGSAELTPYQVIRTLLGLGESRADIIIWNIRLPRVLAAFTAGVGLSVAGCVMQNILRNPLASPFTLGVSQGAACGAALAIVALGAGSTQRTVADAVLINNPYVVTFSAFLGAMAATLVIIFLASQKGFSPEAMVLSGVALGSLFSAATIIIQYFASDVQVAAIVFWTFGDIGRASWRDLEIMVLVIAVAFLYFMANRWNYNALDGGEETAKGLGVNVEKVRLLGMFTASLITAAIVSFLGIIGFIGLVGPHLMRRLIGGDHRFLIPAAGVMGGLLLLAADTVGRTVIAPVVLPVGAITSFMGAPMFLYLLARGGRRR, encoded by the coding sequence TTGGAATACTTACAATACACCCGGCGTAATATATTAATTATTTTTTTCCTTGTTTTTCTTAGTTGTTTGGTGGGGATTTATGCCATAAACGCCGGGTCGGCGGAACTTACACCGTATCAGGTAATACGGACTTTGCTGGGTTTGGGGGAAAGTCGGGCGGACATAATCATCTGGAACATACGCCTGCCGCGGGTGCTGGCGGCCTTCACTGCTGGCGTGGGTCTTTCCGTGGCGGGATGTGTAATGCAGAACATCCTCCGCAACCCCCTGGCTTCCCCCTTCACCCTGGGCGTTTCCCAGGGTGCGGCATGCGGCGCTGCCCTGGCCATCGTTGCCCTGGGGGCGGGAAGCACCCAGCGCACTGTGGCCGACGCGGTGCTTATTAACAATCCTTATGTGGTGACGTTTTCCGCCTTTTTAGGGGCCATGGCCGCGACCTTAGTGATTATATTCTTGGCCTCGCAAAAAGGCTTTTCTCCCGAAGCCATGGTTTTGAGCGGGGTGGCCCTGGGATCCCTGTTTTCCGCCGCGACTATTATCATCCAATATTTTGCCAGCGATGTGCAGGTAGCGGCCATTGTTTTCTGGACCTTCGGCGACATTGGTCGGGCTTCCTGGCGGGATTTAGAAATTATGGTTTTGGTTATTGCCGTCGCCTTCCTTTATTTCATGGCCAACAGGTGGAACTACAACGCCCTGGACGGCGGCGAGGAAACAGCCAAAGGCCTGGGTGTGAACGTAGAAAAGGTTAGGCTTTTGGGGATGTTTACAGCCTCGTTGATAACGGCCGCCATTGTTTCTTTCCTGGGTATCATTGGGTTTATCGGCCTGGTAGGACCGCACCTGATGCGGCGGTTAATAGGCGGCGATCATCGCTTTTTAATCCCGGCGGCAGGGGTTATGGGAGGGCTTCTGCTTCTGGCCGCTGATACCGTTGGTCGGACCGTTATCGCCCCGGTCGTCCTCCCCGTAGGAGCCATAACCTCCTTTATGGGAGCGCCCATGTTTTTATATCTCCTTGCCAGGGGGGGTAGAAGACGATGA
- a CDS encoding iron ABC transporter substrate-binding protein, which yields MGELKKEKTLITTLLVFLMIFGLAGCGRRAAEPQRDLAAAAKITDMLGREVTVSIPADKIVAIGPGALRLVCYVAGTDKVAGIENVEKQQPAGKPYLLAHPELLTKPVIGPGGPDSTPDAEKLASVKPDVVFVTSLVDRMQADELQAKTNIPIVVLSYGTTAVFDEDVYRSLELIGKITGNDERAGEVIAYLKNCQQDLNTRTKDIPETQKPKVYVGALGMKGTHGIESTRGQYAPFVAINARNVVDETGKTGSVMIDREKLLIWDPDIIFIDAAGLKLVQEDYKKNPQFYHSLKAVREGRLYGQIPFNYYSTNIDTAIADAYYAGKVIYPERFKDIDPAQKADEIYQFLLGRPVYEQMAKDFGGFKKIDLARP from the coding sequence ATGGGGGAGTTGAAAAAGGAAAAGACTTTGATAACGACGCTATTGGTATTCTTGATGATATTTGGCCTGGCAGGGTGCGGCCGGCGGGCGGCGGAACCGCAACGGGATTTGGCCGCAGCCGCCAAAATAACCGACATGCTGGGGCGGGAAGTGACGGTATCTATTCCGGCCGATAAAATCGTGGCCATCGGTCCCGGCGCTTTAAGGCTCGTCTGTTATGTCGCCGGTACCGACAAGGTAGCGGGCATTGAAAACGTGGAAAAACAGCAGCCCGCCGGGAAACCATACCTGCTAGCCCATCCTGAATTGTTGACAAAACCGGTAATCGGCCCCGGGGGTCCAGATTCAACGCCTGATGCGGAAAAACTGGCCAGCGTTAAGCCGGACGTTGTTTTCGTCACCTCCCTGGTGGACAGGATGCAGGCAGATGAGCTGCAGGCGAAAACCAATATTCCCATAGTAGTATTAAGCTACGGCACAACGGCCGTCTTTGACGAAGACGTTTACCGTTCCCTGGAGTTAATCGGCAAGATTACCGGTAATGATGAGAGGGCAGGGGAAGTAATAGCTTATCTGAAAAATTGTCAGCAGGATTTAAATACGCGGACAAAGGATATACCGGAAACCCAAAAACCCAAGGTTTATGTGGGCGCCCTGGGCATGAAGGGGACCCATGGCATTGAAAGCACCAGGGGTCAATACGCCCCCTTTGTAGCCATTAACGCCCGCAATGTAGTCGATGAAACCGGCAAAACGGGGAGCGTCATGATCGACAGGGAAAAACTTTTAATTTGGGACCCAGATATCATTTTTATCGACGCAGCCGGTTTAAAGCTGGTGCAGGAAGACTATAAGAAAAATCCCCAGTTTTATCACTCCCTCAAGGCGGTGCGGGAGGGGCGCCTTTACGGCCAGATTCCTTTTAACTATTATTCCACCAATATTGATACCGCCATCGCCGACGCCTATTATGCGGGCAAGGTGATTTATCCCGAAAGGTTCAAGGACATCGATCCGGCCCAGAAGGCCGATGAGATTTATCAATTCCTATTAGGAAGGCCGGTATACGAACAAATGGCTAAAGACTTTGGCGGTTTTAAAAAGATAGATCTAGCAAGGCCGTAA